One Cystobacter ferrugineus genomic window, TACCGGGAGGTGAAGCGGCGGCTGGCCCCGGGCGGGGTGCTGGCGCAGTGGATTCCCCTGCAGCAGCAGCCGGACAACCTCACGCGTGGGCTGGTGGCCTCGCTGCTGGCGTCGTTCTCCGAGGTGACGCTGTGGATTCCCTCGGACTACGAGGCGGTGCTGGTGGCGGCGGACCGGCCGCTGGCGGTGGACGTGCCCGCGTGGGAGTCGCGCTGGGCCCGGCCCTCGGTGGCGCGCTCGTTGGCGGACGTGGGCTTCACCTCACCGTATGGGCTGATGGGCACGTACGTGGCGGGCACCGAGGCGCTGCGGCGCTGGAGCAGCGGGTATGCGCCGGTGACGGATGATCACCCGTCGGTGGAGTACTTCCTCTTCAACGCGGACAAGCCCTTCGATGCGGACGCCCTGCTCGCGGTGGCCGAGCCGCCCCGGGTCGCGAACGGTGTGCCCGATGCCCTCCGGCTCGCCCGGGAAGTGGAAGCCAACCGGTGGGTGCTGGAGTCCACCCAGCTCAAACGTGCCGGGGACTGGGAGGCGGCGCGCGAGCGCGTGCAGCGGGCGCGCGCGGCGGTGGGCGACAACGCGTTCCTCTCCTTCCTGTGGGAACTGGAGCTGGATTGCCTCCGTCCGGCCCCGTAGGCCCCCCGCTCCCTCGGACCCCGCGCGAGCGAAATCGTGAGGGGCAGGCAAGCAGGCAGGAAGAAGCCGGGCACCCACGGGTTGGAAGATCGTGGGTGCTCCTATCAAAAGCGAAGAACCGGAGCCGCCGGTCCCGGCAGTCCCGGGATTCCGGCCGTCCTCCCTCCATCTCTCCGTCCGAGAGTTCCTTCGCTCCCTGTCCGGCAGTGCTCAGCGCTTCTGGATCCTGGTGGTCCTCACGGGTCTGGTCAGTGGGCTGAGCGCCGCGCTGCTCGTCTCCTTCCTGCGGTGGGTGCAGCGGTTGGCGTGGTCGGACAAGGGCGAGTCCTTTCTCGCCTCGGCCATGGAGACCACCGCCTCCCACCGGGTGCTGGTCACGGTGTCGGGCGGGGTGCTCGTCGCGGTCGTGTCGTTGCTCATCCGCCAGCCCCTGAGGGGCCATGGAACGGCTTCCATCATCGAGTCCATCTGGGTGAAGTCCGGGCGGATGCAACTGCCGCGGACGCTGTTTCGCGGGGTCGTGTCCATCCTCGTGGTGGCCCTGGGCGCGCCCCTGGGACGCGAGGGGGCGCTGCTGCAATCCGGAGCGGCCACGGGGTCCGCGCTGGGCACCCGGCTGCGGCTGCCAGCGGATCAGGTGCGGCTGCTGGTGGCGTGTGGCGCGTCCGCCGGTATCGCCGCGGCGTACAACGTCCCCATCGGGGGGGCGCTCTTCGGGCTGGAGGTGCTGCTCGGCAGTCTGGCGTTGGAGTTGTTCGGTCCCATCGTCCTGTCCTGTGTGGTGGCGACCATGGTGTCGCGCATCCTCATCGCCGACCACCCGAGCTATCTCATCCCGGCCTACCACCTGCTGCGGCCGCGCGAGATGCTGCTGGCCATTGCCTTCGGACCGGTGATGGGCGTGGCGTCCGCGCTCTATGTCCGGACGGTGAATGCCTTCGCGGTGGCGCTGGAGGGCGGCTCGCGGGTGCGCGCCACGCTGCTGCCCGTGGTGTCCATGTTGGCGGTGGGCGTGGCGGCCATCTGGTTCCCCCAATTGTTGGGCAATGGCTATGACTCGGTGAACGCGGCGCTCCAGGGCCACCTGCCCTTGATGCTGCTGTTGCTGCTGCCCCTGCTCAAGATGGTGGCCACCTCGCTGTGCGCGGGCGCGGGAATCCCAGGAGGGCTCTTCACCCCATCGCTCTTCTATGGGGCGCTGTTGGGCGGAGCGTTGGGCGCGCTCGCGCAGTGGGTCTGGCCCGGAGTCGCGCCCTCGGGGGCCTATGCCTTGCTGGGCATGGGCGCCGTGCTGGCGGGCACCACGCATGCGTCGGTGTCGGCGGTGCTCATCATCTTCGAGCTGACGGGCAACTACAGCATCATGCTCCCGCTCATGCTCGTGTGCGTGCTGTCCGCGGTGATCAGCCGGGGGCTGTGCCCCGAGTCGCTCTATACGTCCAGTCTGTCGCGGCGCAACGTGAAGGTGCCGCGAGCCTCCAGTCCCAACTGGTTGCGCTCCTCGGACGTGGGGGCGCT contains:
- a CDS encoding chloride channel protein, giving the protein MVLTGLVSGLSAALLVSFLRWVQRLAWSDKGESFLASAMETTASHRVLVTVSGGVLVAVVSLLIRQPLRGHGTASIIESIWVKSGRMQLPRTLFRGVVSILVVALGAPLGREGALLQSGAATGSALGTRLRLPADQVRLLVACGASAGIAAAYNVPIGGALFGLEVLLGSLALELFGPIVLSCVVATMVSRILIADHPSYLIPAYHLLRPREMLLAIAFGPVMGVASALYVRTVNAFAVALEGGSRVRATLLPVVSMLAVGVAAIWFPQLLGNGYDSVNAALQGHLPLMLLLLLPLLKMVATSLCAGAGIPGGLFTPSLFYGALLGGALGALAQWVWPGVAPSGAYALLGMGAVLAGTTHASVSAVLIIFELTGNYSIMLPLMLVCVLSAVISRGLCPESLYTSSLSRRNVKVPRASSPNWLRSSDVGALLAPNPPTVRPQTSFQEVVVRLLEVPAGYDLYVTGEDGRLQGVIILDALKGHIPDHSLLGMTVAADVMESSLPRVRIDMSLAEVAYRFGDTFVERLPVVDDRGLLLGTISKRDILRHGRF